Sequence from the Ereboglobus luteus genome:
TTTGTATTTCTACTCGCAGGATGCGGGGAGAGAAGCCCGACACAACAGGTCGCTCAAAATATATCCGAGCACGCAGAGGATTCGCATACTGATGAAGAAGGCGTCGCATTCAAATCAGGGCAAGGGCTTCTGATTACGCCCGATGTAATCAAGGCATTGATGCTCGAAACAGCAGAGGCCGACGAACGTCCGATTTCCGAGGAACGCAGCGCGACCGCTTACATATTTGCGACGTCACCTAAAATCCTCGCTAGTGCGCTTGTGCCGGAATCCCAGGCAGCGGGCTATTCAAATGCTATTTATAGAGGGGCGAAACTCCTGCGCATCGATCGGGTCACCGACTCGGCCACGCGGATGACGGAGCTTATTTTTGAACTCGACGATTCCTCATCGCAGACGAAGCCCGAGCCCGGAAATTTTGTGACGTTCCCAGTATCCTCGCCGCCGCGCACGACGCTTGTCGTGCCGCGATCAGCCGTTCTTGAGACGGCAACCAACAAAATTGTGTATGTGGTCAATGGAAACGGGTATCTGCGAACTGTCGTTCAAACCGGCATACGTTCCGCCGATTATATTGAAATCACGGACGGCCTCTATGCAGGCGACATTGTTGTCACGTCACCCGTTGAACAACTCTGGCTTTCCGAACTGCGCCTGACCAAAGGCGGCGGGCACAGCCATTGAGCCACCACACAAACTTAAAAACTAACACGATTTTCCCATGATTGACAAAATTTTGGAGTTCGCTTTGCGCCAGCGCATATTTGTGCTTATCGCCGCAGTTGCGCTCATTCTTATCGGCTTATGGTCGGCGACACGCCTTCCCATTGATGCCGTTCCGGACATCACAAATGTTCAGGTTCAAATCAATACCTCTGTGCCTTCTCTTGCGCCCGAGGAAATTGAAAAATTGGTTACTTATCCAATCGAGGTGGAAATGGGCGGCATCGAAAAAATGCTCGAAGTTCGCTCCATTTCCAAATTCGGACTTTCGCAAGTAACGCTCGTGTTTCAGGAGGGCACGGATATTTACCGCGCGCGACAACTCGCCGGTGAACGATTGCAAGCCGTCCTCGAGGAGTTGCCACCGGGTGTAATACCTCGACTCGCTCCTATTACGACAGGGCTTGGCGAAATTTACCACTACACTATTCGATACAAGCCTGACTTCAAAGACGTTCCCGCAGACCCGATTGATCGTCTGCGTGAACTGAAGCTCGCACAGGATTACATCGTAAAACCATCGCTGCGCACTGTGCCTGGAGTTACAGAGGTGAATACATCAGGCGGGTATGAGAAGCAAATCGTCATCACGCCCGATGCCGGAAAACTCACGAGTGTAGGACTTACAATTGGTGAAATCTCGGATATAATTGCAGAGAATGTCTCAAACGCCGGAGGCTCTGTTGTTGAGAAAGGCGGCGAAGCCGTGACGGTGCGCTCTGTGGGTCGCGTGCAGACAACGGAAGAAATTGCCGATTTGCCATTAAAGTTCTCAGGGGCGCGCACTGGCATTCTGCGCATCAAAGATGTTGCCGGGGTCGCTATTGGCTCAGGCGTGCGAACCGGCTCGGCGACGCGTGATGGTGAAGAAACCGTGCTCGGCTCGGCGCTTATGCTCATCGGCGAAAACAGCCGCATAATATCAAGTCGCGTGCATGACCGTATAGAGGAACTACAATCGAAACTTCCTGCGGGAATGGAAATCGACACCGTGTATAATCGCACGGATTTGGTAAACTCCACCATTCGCACCGTTGAAAAAAATCTTTTTGAAGGTGCAATTTTGGTGATCGTCGTTCTCATCGCCCTTTTGGGCAACTGGCGCGCCGCGCTGATCGTAGCTACGGCAATTCCGCTCTCAATGCTCTTCGCGATGACAGGAATGGTTCGTTACGGCGTCTCTGGAAATTTGATGAGTCTCGGAGCCGTAGATTTTGGGCTAATTGTAGACGGAGCTGTTGTCATGGCGGAAAACGTCGTGCGAATGCTCGCCCACAAGCAGCATGAATGTGGGCGATTGCTTACCGCAAAGGAACGCCTGCAAACCGTGCTCTCTGCATGCAAACAAGTGGGGCGTCCGACAGTCTTTGGCGTCGCCATCATTACCATCGTTTATCTGCCTATTTTTTCCCTCACAGGCACCGAGGGGAAAATGTTCACACCGATGGCGTTTACTGTGGTGTTTGCTCTCGTCGGCGCACTCTTACTCGCGCTCACGCTTGTTCCGGTTCTCTGCTCGTTTTTCATGAGCGCCAAAGTAAGCGAAGGCGATAACATTGCCATACGTTTTGCAAAACGGGTTTATCGCCCGATACTTCATTTGAGCCTGCGCCTGCGGTGGATTGTCGCCACCGTCGCCATTGCCGTATTTGCGTTTTCTGCATGGGTGTTCACACATCTCGGCGCTGAATTTATTCCTCAGTTGGATGAAGGTTCTTTAGCCGCGCAGATGATTCGGACGACCAGCATCGGCCTTAATGCCTCGTTGGACATGCAGACCGCTGCGGAAAAGCTCATGCTAGAAAAATTTCCGGAGGTTACACATACTTTCGCGCGTGTAGGCACATCTGAAGTCGCCACCGACCCGATGGGTGTAAATGTCGGCGACAGCTACATCATGCTCAAACCGCCAGCGGAATGGCGGAAAGTCAATGGACGCACCATCACCAAGGATGAACTGACGGATATGATGTCGAAGGAGCTATCCGTCCACTTCCCCGGACAAAGCTACCTCTTTTCACAACCCATCGAATTGCGTTTCAACGAACTGCTTTCCGGCAGTCGGGCCGACATTGCTATCAAGGTTTTCGGCGATGATTATGAAACGCTCGAAAAAGTTGCGGGAGAGGTTCGTGAAATTGTCGAAAAAATTCCCGGTGCGGCCGATGTAGAATTTGACGCGGCAGGAAAAGCGCCAGTGCTCCAAGCTGTCATGAATCGCGCGGCGATGTCGCGCTATAATGTCCATGCCAGCGAAGTGAACAAAGTTATAGAGACAGCGTTTGCTGGTGCCGAAGCTGGAGTTGTCGTTGATGGTAATCGGCGATATCCGATCGTCACACGACTTACGGAACGGGCGCGCCGCGATTTTGAAAACGTGGCAACGCTTCCAGTGAAAACGGCGGACGGAAACCTCATCACGCTCGGACAAGTCGCCGATGTAAGCGTCACAGAAAGCGTAAATACAATCTCGCGTGAGGCATTCCAGCGGCGCATGGCGATACAGGTGAACTTGCGTGGGCGCGACGTGCAAAGTTTTGTCGAGGAAGCGCGCGCAAAAATTACCGAAAATGTCAAAATACCCGAAGGCTATTTTGTCGAATACGGAGGCGCCTTCAAAAATCTGCAAGAAGCGCGCGCACGACTTGCCATTGTCGTGCCGGCGGCACTCGCGCTTATATTTCTGCTAATCTTTTTGGCGTTCGGAAGTGTGAGACAGGCGCTTATAGTATATACTGGCATCCCTCTGGCTGTCACTGGTGGCATATTCGCATTATGGATGCGAGGGCTGCCGTTCTCCATTTCGGCTGCGGTTGGATTTATCGCGCTCTCAGGCGTCGCCGTGCTCAACGGCGTGATGATGATTTCTTTTATAAATCAACTGCGTGAAGAGGGGCGAAAAGTGCGTGATGCCGTAATTGAAGGCGCGCTCACACGCCTGCGCCCCGTTCTTATGACGGCGCTTGTTGCAGCTCTCGGCTTTGTCCCGATGGCGCTTGCCACAGGCCCCGGAGCGGAAGTGCAGCGTCCCATCGCGACAGTCGTAATCGGAGGCATCATCACGGCTACATTCCTCACGCTTGTTTTGCTACCCACGCTTTACTGCTGGCTCGAGCGGGATAATGCGAAACCCAAAGAGAAAAATTCCTGAGAGCGATCACAACCAACAACCAAAACAAAAAATATGAAAACAACCCGTATCATAATACTCACAGCCATCTGCGCAGTGGCTTCCATCACTGCGCTTATTGCCAAGCCTATCGCCGGTCCCAAAGGCGGACGCATTGTGACCCAAACGTCCCCTCATGTGGAGTTCCTCGTCGGGAAAGATCGTATAGTCACCGTCTCCTTTTACGACGACGCATTAAAATCAACACCCATTGCAAACCGAATAGTGACTGCCATCGCAGAGGCTAAATCGGGCAAGACGAGACTTGATTTCATCGAAAAGGATGGCGCTCTCGTTTCGGGCAAACCGCTCCCTGATGGCGATGGTTATACCATTGTTCTACAAGTGCGTGATTCCGATGGCGCACGCCCCAAAAACTATCGCATCGTTTTTCACGATGAAGTCTGCGCGGAATGCAAACGTGCCGAATATGCGTGCATTTGCGAAGGTGAAGATGCGCACAAACACTGAAAGGAGGGTTTATGAAAAACATAGTTGCATTCATTCGCCCATCAAAGGAAGACGCTGTGCGTCAGGCACTGCACGAGATGCCAGGCGTCACCGGAGCGACCTTTTCTGATGTGCGTGGCTTCGGACGCGGGCGCGGTCATGACCAAAGCGCAAGCTCTCGTGATGAAGCTCTTGTAGGCACACTCCGAAAGGTCCGCATCGACCTTATGGTTCCCGATAAGCACGCAGATTCAATCGCGCTTGGGATTGCTGTGGCAGCCCGAACAGGAAACCGGGGGGATGGAAAAGTATATATTCTGTCCGCTGAAAAAGCATTGCGGATAAGCACCGGTGAAACTGGTGCCATCGCAGTGTGATGAAACGAAAAACAATCGAAGCACTAACCAGCCATGCCACAATCACACTCCACGCACGATAGTTCCTCGCAGCATACCGACGCAGGCACCCTCAACCATGAAGAAAAATCCAACCGCCTTGAAACAGCCAGTCTCTTAATTTCAGGTGTCTTGGTTGCAATATCACTTGCAAACTTATGGGGAAATGTATTGCCGGAAATCGCGAAGGAAATTTTTGCGTTTACTGCAATACTTGCGGGTGGCTGGTTCTTGCTTCCGAAAGCATGGAATGCAGTTTGCCGATTGCGACCCGACATTAACTTGCTCGTCGTCATCGCAGCAATCGGGGCGAGCATCATTGGTGAGTGGCTGGAAGCATCCGCAGTAGTATTCCTGTTTGGCGTCGCGGAATGGCTTGAAGGTTGGGCTGACCGTCGTGCGAAGCGAGCCACCGAGGCACTGCTTGAACTCGCGCCCAAGACCACTCTTGCGCGCCGCGATGGAGTATTTGTCGAAATACCGGTGGAGCAAGTCACCGCAGGGGAAGTAATCGCGGTCAAATCAGGAATGGGCATTCCGCTGGATGGTGAAATTATCACAGGGGAATCCGCTGTCAACCAAGCGCCTATTACTGGCGAATCAGTGCCCGTGGATAAAAAGCTGGGCGACCCTGTCTTTGCCGGAACAATCAACGGAGAAGGTTCGCTTGAAATCAAGGTCACCAAACCTGCCGCAGATACAACGCTCGCGCGCATAATCCGTCTTGTTGCGGAAGCACAGGAACAAAAAGCACCGACGCAGCGGTTCGTGGATACTTTTGCCAAGTATTATACGCCCGCGGTCACACTTGCCGCGTTGCTCATCTTTCTTATGCCACCGCTCTTAATGGGCGGCGGTTGGAGTGTTTGGCTCTATCGTGCCTGTGTGTTGCTCATCATCGCATGCCCCTGCGCATTGGTGATTTCCACACCGGTCGGAATCGTCGCAGGACTCACCGCGCTCGCCCGACGTGGTGTGCTCGTAAAAGGTGGCGAACATCTTGAAACGATTGCCAAGTTACGTGCGCTGGCAGTCGATAAAACCGGCACAATCACCGAAGGAAAACCTCGCGTGCTCTCGATTGAATGTATCACTGCAAAATCCGAGACAGAAGTGCTCTACATCGCCGCTGGAATCGATGACCACTCTCCTCATCCGATTGCCAAGGCAATTGTCACCTATGCCAAGGAGCATGCTGTTGCTTTCACACGTGCGGCAAATTACCAGTCACACAGTGGTCGAGGCGCGGAAGGATATATAGATACGCATCCCTATTTTGTTGGTAATCATCGCTTCGCACACGAGCTTGGCCTTTGCACATCCTCGCTTGAAGTAACGCTAAGAAACTATGAGGCCAAGGGACAATCTGTTGTTATTGTCGGACACAGGCCGAATGACACATGTGCTGGCAAGATTCTTGGCGTAATCGCCGTGGGCGATAGCCTGCGTCCAAACGCACGAACTGCCGTGGCGAATCTCCGAGCAGCAGGCATCGAACATATTGTAATGCTCAGCGGCGATAATCAGCACGCTGCAGATTACGTCGCAAAAGAAGCCGGTATAGACGAAGCACGTGGCGACCTGTTGCCCGACGACAAGGTGTGCGCCATCAAAATACTGAGAGATGCTTACGAAAGTGTCGGCATGGTAGGTGATGGTGTGAACGACGCTCCGGCAATGGCCACTGCAAACATTGGCATCGCGATGGGTGCGGCAGGCACCGACGCTGCAATCGAAACTTCCGATATCACACTCATGCAGGATGATCTTGGTAAAATTGCCGAGACAATCCGCATCGGACGACGAACTCTTTCTATCGTTTATTTCAATATCGCTTTCGCGCTCAGTCTCAAGGCACTTTTCCTCATTCTGACAGTGCTCGGCTACGCCAATCTCTGGCTGGCTGTCTTAGCTGACACAGGCGCAACACTCCTAGTTGTCGCGAATTCACTGCGACTTTTGAAGGTGTCCACCAAATGACTACGGACACCTCCGAGTAAAACGGCACTGATCGGCGCCCGCATCACTTTTGCCTCAAACAAACGGCAAAAATAAAAACAACAATACAAATACATATATAATCATGAAACCCTATATAAAATACACTTGGTCACTGCTTTTTAGCATTCTCGTCGCAGGCATTCCAATCTTCGCCCAGACGGAATCAGCAGACGATTCATATGCGACACCCAAGACTGCTGGAGCGAACTTGAGTCTGGAAGGAGGCATTGCAGTCATGTGGGGCAATCCCGGTGTCGAAGGCACGCAGACATTTGTCGGAGCCATGGCCGCGTTTGGCTGGAGAATAAACGAACGCAACAAGATTCAAATCGAAGCAGGCGCGCTCAAGGCAAATGACGGCGGCGGGCACAATTATTATACACCCGGAAGCAATAACACCGACCTTGATTATTTTGCTGTTCCGCTGCTCGCCTCATACAGTTTTTACATTCCACTCGGAACGCAAAAACGCTGGGAAGTTCGGGTCGGTCCAGCGGCCGGTCTATATATGATGAAAGTCGATGCCGGTGCTCCGCACAATAGCGGTTCGCGCCATGTGAAAAGCAACGACACAGATAGCACCTTTGCATACGGTGCCGGAACCGGCGTAACGTGGCACATTTCAAAGCATCTATATCTCGACGCAGGCTACCGGTATCTGCGCACTGGTGAAACCGATTACACCCTTTTTGATCGCAAGGTTAAATTCGACGCTATGGACACGCACACGTTGAACGTCTCTGTTGGTTGGAAATTCTAGGCCGCTCGCACATAGAACAAAAGCGATTCTCTCTAGTGGCGGCATCAGTCAAATATCATGATTACGTGCCGCCATTGTGAGAGATTCATACGAAGAAAATGTCCCTGACTCAACATAACACTCCGCAACGCATCGGTATTATCGCAGGCATTGGCCTGTATCCGGTAGAACTTGCGAAATTATTAAAAAATAAAAATTACGAAATATATTGCGCGGCAATACGTGATCATGCACTTCCTGAAATCGCGAAATATTGTGTCGAATACCAACCGATGGGGCTGGGACAATTCGGCAAAGCCATCCGCTTTTTCAAAAAGCATAATATCACCTCAGTCACAATGGCCGGTGGTGTTAAGAAACGCCTACTATTTTCCGCAGATTTTTTATGGAAACATTTTCCTGATTTCTATACCGCCCGGATTTTTTCCCAGCACATTCTCTCCAAGCAAAAATCGCAAGGTAATGACTCGCTTTTGATGCGATGTGTCGAGGCATTTGAATTACAAGGAATCCACATCACAGCAGCAACAGATTATGCCCCTGAGCTTATCATGAAACAAACCACCCTTACAAAAAGACGGCCATCCTCAAGCGAATGGAAAGATATTCAATACGGCTGGAAAGTCGCTCGCGAAATTGGACGTCTTGACATTGGTCAAAGCGTGGCGGTTAAGAATCAATCCATCATTGCGGTGGAAGCACTGGAAGGCACTGACGGCTGCATTAGCAGAGCAGGTTCCCTTTGTCCATCTGGTGGGTTTACCATTATAAAGATAGGAAAACCAAATCAAGACATGCGATTTGATGTTCCCTATTTTGGAGTGGAAACGCTCAAGAATCTTGTCGCCTCGGGTGCCTGCGTTCTGGCAATGGAAGCAGGCAAAACTGTTACGGTCGAAGCTCAGGAGTGCGCCGATTTTGCCGACAAGAACGATCTGTGCGTAGTTTTCGTTGAAGATGGCACTGCGCAAATGGCCGATTAGTCTGAAAATTAGCTATTTAAGCAAAACCATAATGCAGTCATGTTGGCACCTTGCAGCGCTTGTGAACATGCATATAATATATCGCGCTTTTATTTTGAAAAACCGCGTTTTTGTCCAATACGCAAAAATGATTTTCAGATACAAAGTGACCATCGCTTCATATCAGAGCGGTAGCCGCATTCCGATATGTTTCCCCAAAAAACAACTCATGGTAAACAGATCGACGCACATGTGCATAAACCATGTGTTAATGGTAAACCCGGTGGATTTTCATCCGCACTCGCATACCACCGGTTCAGGGAAATCGAAATATGCTGTAACCGGCAGCCAACTTGTTTTTTACCAGAACAAAAGAATGCACATCACAAATTTTTTCTCTTGCTCGAAGATAACATCAAAACAGAAATCACATGGGAGTTTTCATCTTATAGGGAACATTGCCAAGTAATCGGGCAGCATCTTATTTTCGTTGAGTCAGGGATCAGACATTCATTAAAATGGGAAAAAGCGGCATCATTTATTTGCCTCCTGTTGCATGATGAACTTTTCACCCAAATGACCCATGATTCAACTTGGCGTGGGATACAGATTAGGGAATGTAATGAGCTAGAAAAAGGAGACCTTCTTATTTGGTATCTAGCCTATATTCTCCAAAAAATAATAAAATCCGAATTGTCGGACGAACCAACTATATTCATTGAGGCTATTTGCATCATATTAGCGAATCAACTGTTCAAAAAGACGCAAACTGATAAGCAGCCATTATTGGTAAGCACAGGATTGAGTTCAGAACAGTTGCGCATTGTGCGCAGTTACATACATGACCACCTTTGTGAAACCGTGCTGGTGCCTCATTTGGCGGAGATCATCGACATGAGTAAGGATCATTTCACGCGTCTCTTCAAAAATACAATGGGTGTCACTCCCCACCGATACATTCTTTTGAAACGACTCCAACTGGCTCAATCGCTCATAGTCGAGGGAAAG
This genomic interval carries:
- a CDS encoding LpxI family protein: MSLTQHNTPQRIGIIAGIGLYPVELAKLLKNKNYEIYCAAIRDHALPEIAKYCVEYQPMGLGQFGKAIRFFKKHNITSVTMAGGVKKRLLFSADFLWKHFPDFYTARIFSQHILSKQKSQGNDSLLMRCVEAFELQGIHITAATDYAPELIMKQTTLTKRRPSSSEWKDIQYGWKVAREIGRLDIGQSVAVKNQSIIAVEALEGTDGCISRAGSLCPSGGFTIIKIGKPNQDMRFDVPYFGVETLKNLVASGACVLAMEAGKTVTVEAQECADFADKNDLCVVFVEDGTAQMAD
- a CDS encoding heavy metal translocating P-type ATPase, whose protein sequence is MPQSHSTHDSSSQHTDAGTLNHEEKSNRLETASLLISGVLVAISLANLWGNVLPEIAKEIFAFTAILAGGWFLLPKAWNAVCRLRPDINLLVVIAAIGASIIGEWLEASAVVFLFGVAEWLEGWADRRAKRATEALLELAPKTTLARRDGVFVEIPVEQVTAGEVIAVKSGMGIPLDGEIITGESAVNQAPITGESVPVDKKLGDPVFAGTINGEGSLEIKVTKPAADTTLARIIRLVAEAQEQKAPTQRFVDTFAKYYTPAVTLAALLIFLMPPLLMGGGWSVWLYRACVLLIIACPCALVISTPVGIVAGLTALARRGVLVKGGEHLETIAKLRALAVDKTGTITEGKPRVLSIECITAKSETEVLYIAAGIDDHSPHPIAKAIVTYAKEHAVAFTRAANYQSHSGRGAEGYIDTHPYFVGNHRFAHELGLCTSSLEVTLRNYEAKGQSVVIVGHRPNDTCAGKILGVIAVGDSLRPNARTAVANLRAAGIEHIVMLSGDNQHAADYVAKEAGIDEARGDLLPDDKVCAIKILRDAYESVGMVGDGVNDAPAMATANIGIAMGAAGTDAAIETSDITLMQDDLGKIAETIRIGRRTLSIVYFNIAFALSLKALFLILTVLGYANLWLAVLADTGATLLVVANSLRLLKVSTK
- a CDS encoding P-II family nitrogen regulator; protein product: MKNIVAFIRPSKEDAVRQALHEMPGVTGATFSDVRGFGRGRGHDQSASSRDEALVGTLRKVRIDLMVPDKHADSIALGIAVAARTGNRGDGKVYILSAEKALRISTGETGAIAV
- a CDS encoding efflux RND transporter permease subunit; this translates as MIDKILEFALRQRIFVLIAAVALILIGLWSATRLPIDAVPDITNVQVQINTSVPSLAPEEIEKLVTYPIEVEMGGIEKMLEVRSISKFGLSQVTLVFQEGTDIYRARQLAGERLQAVLEELPPGVIPRLAPITTGLGEIYHYTIRYKPDFKDVPADPIDRLRELKLAQDYIVKPSLRTVPGVTEVNTSGGYEKQIVITPDAGKLTSVGLTIGEISDIIAENVSNAGGSVVEKGGEAVTVRSVGRVQTTEEIADLPLKFSGARTGILRIKDVAGVAIGSGVRTGSATRDGEETVLGSALMLIGENSRIISSRVHDRIEELQSKLPAGMEIDTVYNRTDLVNSTIRTVEKNLFEGAILVIVVLIALLGNWRAALIVATAIPLSMLFAMTGMVRYGVSGNLMSLGAVDFGLIVDGAVVMAENVVRMLAHKQHECGRLLTAKERLQTVLSACKQVGRPTVFGVAIITIVYLPIFSLTGTEGKMFTPMAFTVVFALVGALLLALTLVPVLCSFFMSAKVSEGDNIAIRFAKRVYRPILHLSLRLRWIVATVAIAVFAFSAWVFTHLGAEFIPQLDEGSLAAQMIRTTSIGLNASLDMQTAAEKLMLEKFPEVTHTFARVGTSEVATDPMGVNVGDSYIMLKPPAEWRKVNGRTITKDELTDMMSKELSVHFPGQSYLFSQPIELRFNELLSGSRADIAIKVFGDDYETLEKVAGEVREIVEKIPGAADVEFDAAGKAPVLQAVMNRAAMSRYNVHASEVNKVIETAFAGAEAGVVVDGNRRYPIVTRLTERARRDFENVATLPVKTADGNLITLGQVADVSVTESVNTISREAFQRRMAIQVNLRGRDVQSFVEEARAKITENVKIPEGYFVEYGGAFKNLQEARARLAIVVPAALALIFLLIFLAFGSVRQALIVYTGIPLAVTGGIFALWMRGLPFSISAAVGFIALSGVAVLNGVMMISFINQLREEGRKVRDAVIEGALTRLRPVLMTALVAALGFVPMALATGPGAEVQRPIATVVIGGIITATFLTLVLLPTLYCWLERDNAKPKEKNS
- a CDS encoding efflux RND transporter periplasmic adaptor subunit; this encodes MKKNACFIMAFAVSGFVFLLAGCGERSPTQQVAQNISEHAEDSHTDEEGVAFKSGQGLLITPDVIKALMLETAEADERPISEERSATAYIFATSPKILASALVPESQAAGYSNAIYRGAKLLRIDRVTDSATRMTELIFELDDSSSQTKPEPGNFVTFPVSSPPRTTLVVPRSAVLETATNKIVYVVNGNGYLRTVVQTGIRSADYIEITDGLYAGDIVVTSPVEQLWLSELRLTKGGGHSH
- a CDS encoding outer membrane protein; this translates as MKPYIKYTWSLLFSILVAGIPIFAQTESADDSYATPKTAGANLSLEGGIAVMWGNPGVEGTQTFVGAMAAFGWRINERNKIQIEAGALKANDGGGHNYYTPGSNNTDLDYFAVPLLASYSFYIPLGTQKRWEVRVGPAAGLYMMKVDAGAPHNSGSRHVKSNDTDSTFAYGAGTGVTWHISKHLYLDAGYRYLRTGETDYTLFDRKVKFDAMDTHTLNVSVGWKF
- a CDS encoding AraC family transcriptional regulator gives rise to the protein MFPQKTTHGKQIDAHVHKPCVNGKPGGFSSALAYHRFREIEICCNRQPTCFLPEQKNAHHKFFLLLEDNIKTEITWEFSSYREHCQVIGQHLIFVESGIRHSLKWEKAASFICLLLHDELFTQMTHDSTWRGIQIRECNELEKGDLLIWYLAYILQKIIKSELSDEPTIFIEAICIILANQLFKKTQTDKQPLLVSTGLSSEQLRIVRSYIHDHLCETVLVPHLAEIIDMSKDHFTRLFKNTMGVTPHRYILLKRLQLAQSLIVEGKMRLSEIALAVGFCDQSHLSRNFRKFCAELSKQGDDGQILG